ATATACCCTCAGCAAAACAGGATTTGTGGAAATGCCTAGTAGAACTCTGACCTTCAAAATTCAATATGCCGTGAGCTAAAAGTAAAACATTGAGATAAAAAGtggttcttttgtaaaattcccATAGGACCACGATATGGTGAGGTCAAAACTCATGTTAGAATATGCGCTCTAAGTGAAAATTAAGCAACACGTTTCACTTGCGCAACACTCACTGAAAACTAGACTGCGTAAATCGATTCTACATCCATTTTTCTTTAACGCTATAACGCCCAGAGATGTTTGCTTAGCGTAAAAATAGAAGTAGATGGTTCAATTTTGGTACAATAAATAAGTCAATACTTTACATTATTCCCACAAAAAACAAATCTGGgcaaaacatgatttcaaattgatttcaaatgattttttgtaatttttgtttaattcaattatttttacgggctttcgaaaacaggtcttatttaCTTATAGAAAAAATGCCCATTTTTGATTACATTTCGCCTGAAACTTTGTTTGTGCTCAaccaatttgatgaaatttggggaGATAAATATTACTATATATCCTACATTGACACCTGCAACTTAAAGCACCACGAAAAGTTGTCCAAGTTCCGAGAAAttgagttcaaagttttggtgctttggagtaaccatgggcggcaGAGGGTTAAAATGAGTGCTGATCAACCCGCATAGTCATGAACTATATAACTACTTTATGACAAATAGTTACTCAACTATTTATCAAATGGTCTCTActattcattaaattgtaacccaactatatatgtacgatatatcaaaccattaattccattcccaaaatagttttggtcgattttactatatgagaaattagttgttaggcagaaaactatatgaggttttcatacatatgtgaatatttttataaacttggattttacgtcaaatagtcattgcccaaaaaattgactattccctatatagtttctgaaaaactactttaccgacactactttgccgacactttaaaaaagaccgcaaaaatgaaccctacaattgttgtgaaaactacttcggatataatcaaatttgatttttaagttctatcGATAGTTGGTGAATGTTTACCGCCATTATATGTGATGTTATTTACGTTGCTGCCGAACTGCTGCCGCCTTATCCGATTGATCTATATCTGTTGGTGGTTTTTCAGTGGTTTTGGTGACATGTTGTGTTAGAACCCGCATAAAGATTTACTATAAACCAACAGTAGATTTTATGGTTATCACACGATAAATTCTATGGTTATTTTTACCATGATTCTACAGTAGCCTTTATGTTTTTTCACCATAGAATATATCCTATTTCGGgaatttactataaaaaagggGTATTGTTAGGCACAGtcaccataaaaatttcgacttttccccatacaaaaaaaaaccaaaaactataCATTCTACCGTATTTTCATTGATGCCTTTTCCgtccaaaaaattaccctgaccatagaaaacatcatacatttataataaaaacagtaaCCATTACAATGTATTGCACAGTTAAATTATAGTTCTTCATGATTTTTCCCCACTAAATGGTACTGTAAAAACCATAATCGGacaatgaaataaataataactacagtatgattcattgtattttcattgtatttatttttttctctccactAAATTGTACTGTAAAACATATATTAATACATTGAAATAAATGGTCAATACGGTaagttttattgtatttttaaagttttttttcttttaatttaaataaattagtaCTTTGTTTCCGCGTcgttttcttttaatattctgCTCCCATCCGAACTTTCTGACGTTGTTCGAAATGTTTGTAGCCCGTGCCGGATCTACTGCGGACTCTCGCTTATTTGTGAAGCACAATCCTTAGTGAAATAGGCCTCTGTAGAAGAGAAAAACAGTAAATTAGACATGGGGAATATTTACACATGTTTGTTTCGATACAAATTCTATTAAATTAGctgtttctaaaattctaaaattctaaaattctaaaattctaaaattctaaaattctaaaattttaaaattctaaaattttaaaattctaaaattttaaaattctaaaattttaaaattctaaaattctaaaattctaaaattctaaaattctaaaattctaaaattctaaaattctaaaattctaaaattctaaaattctaaaattctaaaattctaaaattctaaaattctaaaattctaaaattctaaaattctaaaattctaaaattctaaaattctaaaattctaaaattctaaaattctaaaattctaaaattctaaaattctaaaattctaaaattctaaaattctaaaattctaaaattctaaaattctaaaattctaaaattctaaaattctaaaattctaaaattctaaaattctaaaattctaaaattctaaaattctaaaattctaaaattctaaaattctaaaattctaaaattctaaaattctaaaattctaaaactctaaaactctaaaattaataaattcttaataactcaatttcctaatttctttatttcctaatttcttaatatcctgatttcctaattttctaattttctaattttctaattttctaattttctaattttctaattttctaattttctaattttctaaatttctaattttctaattttctaattttctaatattctaattttctaattttctaattttctaattttctaattttctaattttctaattttctaatttccaattttccaattttctaattttctaattttctatttttctaattttctaattttctaattttctaattttctaattttctaattttctaattttctaattttctaattttctaattttctaattttctaattttctaattttctaattttcaaattttcaaattttctaattttctaattttctaattttctaattttctaattttctaattttctaattttctaattttctaattttctaattttctaattttctaattttctaattttctaattttctaattttttgattttctaatttctaattttctaattttctaattttctaattttctaattttctaattttctaattttctaattttctaattttctaattttctaattttctaatttttgaattttctaatttcctaatttcctaattgcccaatttcctaatttccgaatttccgaatttttctaatttccgaatttccgaatttcctaatttcctaatttcctaatttcctaatttcctaatttcctaatttcctaatttcctaatttcctaatttccttatttcctaatttcctaattgcccaatttcctaatttcctaatttccttatttccttatttcctaatttcctaattgcccaatttcctaatttcctaattttctaatttccttatttcctaattgcccaatttcctaatttcctaattgcccaatttcctaatttcctaatttcctaatttcctaatctcctaatttcctaatttcctaatttcctaatttcctaatttcctaatttcctaattttcttatttctaaatttcctaatttccgaatttccttattgcctaatttcaaaatttcctaatttcctgatttcctcatttcctaatttcctgattttcttatttcctaatttcctaattgcccaatttcctaatttcctaatttcctaatttcctaatttcctaatttcctaatttcctaatttcctaatttcctaatttcctaatttcctaatttcctaatttcctaatttccttttttcctaatttcctaattgcccaatttcctaatttcctaatttccaaatttccaaatttccaaatttctaaatttccaaatttcctaattttctaatttcctattttccaatttctaaatttccttatttccgaatttccgaatttttctaatttccgaatttcctgatttcctaattgcccaatttcctaatttcctaatttcctaatttcctaatttcctaatttcctaatttcctaatttccttatttcctaatttcctaatttcctaatttcctaatttcctaatttcctaatttcctaatttcctaatttccttatttcctaatttcctaattgcccaatatcctaatttcctaattttctaatttctaaatttcctaatttccgaatttttctaatttccgaatttccgaatttcctaatatcctaatttcctaatttcctaatttcctaatttcctaatttcgtaatttcctaatttcctaatttcctaattgcccaatttcccaatttcctaatttccttatttcctaatttcctagtttcctaatttcctaatttcctaattgcctaatttcctaatttcctaatttcctaatttcctaatctcctaatttcctaatttcctaatttcctaatttcctaattgcctaatttcctaatttccttatttcctaatttcttaatttcctaatttcctaatttcctaatttcctaatttcctaatttcctaatttcctaatttccgaatttccgaatttctgaatttcctaatttccgaatttctgaatttcctaatatccgaatttcctaattgccgaatttcctaattgcctaatttccaaatttcctaatttcctgatttccttatttcctaatttcctaatttcctaatttcctaatttcctaatttcctaatttccgaatttcctaatttctgaatttcctaatatcctaattgcctaatttccttcCAAGATTCAGCATTTTGAGATTCGGTCTGATGAGCAGCTCTATATGTTTTcattaaatacaaaattatatgaacatttggtgggtctcgtggcgcaggggtagcggcttcggctgccgatcccgatgatgctatgagacgcgggttcgattcccgccttatccactgagcttctatcggatggtgaagtaaaacgtcggtcccggtttctcctgtctcgtcagaggcgctggagcagaaatcccacgttagaggaaggccatgccccggggggcgtagtgccaatagtttcgtttcgtttcatgAACATTTGTAATAATCAGTGgcattcaaatttgcaaattctattatttaatttattcatcaaaacaaatttaacacagGCACCGTGCCAATAAACGTCAAACGCTACTTtctgtttctgttatttttcagTTGCGTACCACTCAACAAAATTCTTTTCGTGACCTTTTCCTTGACCGTTGTTTGGACGTTCACCGTTGAGCATCAACACACAACTTACCTAACGATTTTCGCCTCCAGACGAAACGACCATCCTGAACAAATCCGGCCGGAAGTGTCCGCAGCAGGCGCCGGGCCTGGTAGAAGAAGTCCCTGTAAAAAAAGAGGAACACACACAGTTTGTTCAGACCATTGCTCTCGCAAGCTTGACCTTGACCATTCTCTTttgaacataaccaaacttgtccgcaccctcagcaaacgtcaaatcaaaacaaattgctgccggatctttctcCGGATCTCTCCCGTAAAAGATCCGGCAACAATTTTGTATGGCTTGAAGTTTGCGGAGGgtaccaaaaaaaggtaaacaaatcactttgtGCATCAGCCAGTAGCTTGGGAAATTTGTCTGAAAATGCCTGCTGCTGTTGCGGGTGCGATTCCGCCCTCTCCAAGTTCAACAAAACTCCTTATACTCACCCAAATATGAAAAAGTTCCGCCATCCCAGAGCCGTTCCGGTTCGGTCACCCGGCAAATTTGTCCAAGACCGTGTTGGACAAACGCCGGATGTTGCCTTTTTCACGAGCACACGCGATTTCACTAACACTTTTTCGATTAAACAGCGGCCAAACCTCGGGCCAAACACAATCGACAcaaacaggatcgaacacgCGTGCGATTGAAAACAAATGACAGCTCGCCATGGTACGTTCGTTAGGGGAGCGTCGCCCAGTTTAGGTGTCATGGTGCGTTCGTTAGGGGAGCGTCGCCCAATTTAGGTGTCATGGTGTGTTCGTTTTGtgatctttaatattttttgccgtttcaattattgaataaaaatgtttaaatgtttaaatgtttaaatgtttaaatgtttaaatgtttaaatgtttaaatgtttaaatgtttaaatgtttaaatgtttaaatgtttaaatgtttaaatgtttaaatgtttaaatgtttaaatgtttaaatgtttaaatgtttaaatgtttaaatgtttaaatgtttaaatgtttaaatgtttaaatgtttaaatgtttaaatgtttaaatgtttaaatgtttaaatgtttaaatgtttaaatgtttaaatgtttaaatgtttaaatgtttaaatgtttaaatgtttaaatgtttaaatgtttaaatgtttaaatgtttaaatgtttaaatgtttaaatgtttaaatgtttaaatgtttaaatgtttaaatgtttaaatgtttaaatgtttaaatgtttaaatgtttaaatgtttaaatgtttaaatgtttaaatgtttaaatgtttcaatgtttaaatgtttcaatgtttcaatgtttaaatgtttcaatgtttcaatgtttcaatgtttaaatgtttaaatgtttaaatgtttaaatgtttcaatgtttcaatgtttcaatgtttcaatgtttcaatgtttcaatgtttcaatgtttcaatgtttaaatgtttaaatgtttaaatgtttaaatgtttaaatgtttaaatgtttaaatgtttaaatgtttaaatgtttaaatgtttaaatgtttaaatgtttaaatgtttaaatgtttaaatgtttaaatgtttaaatgtttaaatgtttaaatgtttaaatgtttaaatgtttaaatgtttaaatgtttaaatgtttaaatgtttaaatgtttaaatgtttaaatgtttaaatgtttaaatgtttaaatgtttaaatgtttaaatgtttaaatgtttaaatgtttaaatgtttaaatgtttaaatgtttaaatgtttaaatgtttaaatgtttaaatgtttaaatgtttaaatgtttaaatgtttaaatgtttaaatgtttaaatgtttaaatgtttaaatgtttaaatgtttaaatgtttaaatgtttaaatgtttaaatgtttaaatgtttaaatgtttaaatgtttaaatgtttaaatgtttaaatgtttaaatgtttaaatgtttaaatgtttaaatgtttaaatgtttaaatgtttaaatgtttaaatgtttaaatgtttaaatgtttaaatgtttaaatgtttaaatgtttaaatgtttaaatgtttaaatgtttaaatgtttaaatgtttaaatgtttaaatgtttaaatgtttaaatgtttaaatgtttaaatgtttaaatgtttaaatgtttaaatgtttaaatgtttaaatgtttaaatgtttaaatgtttaaatgtttaaatgtttaaatgtttaaatgtttaaatgtttaaatgtttaaatgtttaaatgtttaaatgtttaaatgtttaaatgtttaaatgtttaaatgtttcaatgtttcaatgtttcaatgtttcaatgtttcaatgtttcaatgtttcaatgtttcaatgtttcaatgtttcaatgtttcaatgtttcaatgtttcaatgtttcaatgtttcaatgtttcaatgtttcaatgtttcaatgtttcaatgtttcaatgtttcaatgtttaaatgtttaaatgtttaaatgtttaaatgtttaaatgtttaaatgtttaaatgtttaccaAATACCCAGTAACCCagtaaacccataaacccataaaccccataaaacccataaacccataaacccataaacccataaacccataaacccataaacccataaacccataaacccataaacccataaacccataaacccataaacccataaacccataaacccataaacccataaacccataaacccataaacccataaacccataaacccataaacccataaacccataaacccataaacccataaacccataaacccataaacccataaacccataaacccataaacccataaacccataaacccataaacccataaacccataaacccataaacccataaacccataaaccccataaacccataaacccataaacccataaacccataaacccataaaacccataaacccataaacccataaacccataaacccataaacccataaacccataaacccataaacccataaacccataaacccataaacccataaacccataaacccataaacccataaacccataaacccataaacccataaacccataaacccataaacccataaacccataaacccataaacccataaacccataaacccataaacccagaaacccataaacccataaacccataaacccataaacccataaacccataaacccataaacccataaacccataaacccataaacccataaacccataaacccataaacccataaacccataaacccataaacccataaacccataaacccataaacccataaacccataaacccataaacccataaacccataaacccataaacccataaacccataaacccataaacccataaacccataaacccataaacccataaacccataaacccataaaccaaacccataaacccataaacccataaacccataaacccataaacccataaacccataaacccataaacccataaacccataaacccataaacccataaacccataaacccataaacccataaacccataaacccataaacccataaacccataaaccataaacccataaacccataaacccataaacccataaacccataaacccataaacccataaacccataaacccataaacccataaacccataaacccataaacccataaacccataaacccataaacccataaacccataaacccataaacccataaacccataaacccataaacccataaacccataaacccataaacccataaacccataaacccataaacccataaacccataaacccataaacccataaacccataaacccataaacccataaacccataaacccataaacccataaacccataaacccataaacccataaacccataaacccataaacccataaacccataaacccataaacccataaacccataaacccataaacccataaacccataaacccataaacccataaacccataaacccataaacccataaacccataaacccataaacccataaacccataaacccataaacccataaacccataaacccataaacccataaacccataaacccataaacccataaacccataaacccataaacccataaaacccataaacccataaacccataaacccataaacccataaacccataaacccataaacccataaacccataaacccataaacccataaacccataaacccataaacccataaacccataaacccataaacccataaac
This is a stretch of genomic DNA from Culex pipiens pallens isolate TS chromosome 1, TS_CPP_V2, whole genome shotgun sequence. It encodes these proteins:
- the LOC120425426 gene encoding uncharacterized protein LOC120425426; this translates as MTPKLGDAPLTNVPWRAVICFQSHACSILFVSIVFGPRFGRCLIEKVLVKSRVLVKKATSGVCPTRSWTNLPGDRTGTALGWRNFFIFGDFFYQARRLLRTLPAGFVQDGRFVWRRKSLEAYFTKDCASQISESPQ